In Prochlorococcus marinus CUG1435, the genomic window CTTTAACTTTACTTTCTTTTGATTCCTCTGCCTTTACTTCTGGCTCTATACTTTCTTCTTTAACTTCACTTTCTTTTGATTCCTCTGCCTTTACTTCTGGCTCTATACTTTCTTCTTTAACTTCACTTTCTTTTGATTCCTCTGCC contains:
- a CDS encoding cell surface protein, with translation AEESKESEVKEESIEPEVKAEESKESEVKEESIEPEVKAEESKESKVKEEIVEAKVKSIKPKKRTVKDEIIDVEFDSDNK